The following are encoded in a window of Flavobacterium sp. WC2421 genomic DNA:
- a CDS encoding RagB/SusD family nutrient uptake outer membrane protein, translating to MKKYNNIVISCLSILFLASCSSDFLDYEPTGVLSSVNVATAANADALVTAAYAAIGNDEMVGPITNQWVYGSVRSDDAYKGGGGRGDVDVIDTYEQYNTTIADYGDWMLPRTWTNHYKAISRANFALSVINEIPDADYPLKKVRQAELRFLRAHSHFMLKLLFNKVPYITEELSQEDILKTSNDLTSDALWDKIAEDFKFAFDNLPQSQDQVGRADKNAAAAYLAKLSLYQAYKQNDAHQVTSIDAAKLQEVIDYADKVTGALEPDYGNNFLDGHDNGSESIWAVQFSINDGTNTGRVSFVTGLNSPHGTPLYGCCGFHMASQNMVNAFKTDANGLPLLDTFNNSDVFNTITNGSAPLAAGVTLDPRIDHTVGVPGRPFKYKNTLKTSGDMVYNFSWARDPGVYGYFGNMKEQQSPDCSCYVKNGPFIGTSKNVDFIRYADVLLFKAEALIQLNRYTEALPLINQIRARAGASESMPLAAGASNVYKVQQYSSFPSKDYAMKALMFERRLEFGMEGPRFFDLVRWGIAEPVLNAYLNVEKTKRDFLTNAKFTAGRDEYYPIPQREIDFTAGLYKQNPGY from the coding sequence ATGAAGAAATATAATAATATAGTTATCAGTTGCTTGTCAATTTTGTTTTTGGCATCATGTAGCTCCGATTTTTTAGATTATGAACCAACAGGAGTGCTATCTTCTGTGAATGTGGCAACTGCTGCAAATGCGGACGCTCTTGTTACCGCAGCTTATGCAGCAATTGGGAATGATGAAATGGTTGGGCCAATAACAAACCAATGGGTTTATGGAAGTGTACGATCTGATGATGCCTACAAAGGTGGAGGTGGTCGTGGTGATGTTGATGTGATAGATACATACGAACAATACAATACAACAATCGCTGATTATGGTGACTGGATGTTGCCTAGAACTTGGACAAATCATTATAAAGCAATCTCTAGAGCAAACTTTGCTTTGTCTGTAATCAATGAAATTCCTGATGCAGATTATCCGTTAAAGAAAGTAAGACAAGCAGAATTGCGTTTTTTAAGAGCACATTCTCATTTTATGCTAAAGTTATTGTTTAATAAAGTTCCGTATATCACAGAAGAACTTTCTCAGGAAGATATATTAAAAACGTCAAATGATTTAACAAGCGATGCTTTGTGGGATAAAATTGCTGAAGATTTCAAATTTGCATTCGATAATTTACCACAAAGTCAAGATCAAGTAGGTAGAGCTGATAAAAATGCCGCTGCCGCTTATCTTGCAAAATTAAGTCTATATCAAGCCTATAAGCAAAATGATGCGCATCAAGTTACAAGTATAGATGCAGCAAAATTACAAGAAGTAATAGATTATGCGGATAAAGTTACTGGTGCTTTAGAGCCAGATTATGGAAATAATTTTTTGGATGGTCATGACAATGGTTCTGAATCGATTTGGGCTGTTCAGTTTTCTATTAATGATGGAACAAATACTGGAAGAGTAAGTTTTGTTACAGGCTTAAATTCTCCTCATGGAACACCTCTTTACGGCTGTTGTGGTTTTCATATGGCTAGCCAAAATATGGTGAATGCTTTTAAAACAGATGCAAATGGCTTACCATTATTAGATACTTTCAATAATTCAGATGTTTTTAATACAATTACGAATGGTAGTGCTCCTCTTGCTGCTGGTGTTACACTTGATCCAAGAATTGACCATACAGTAGGAGTTCCAGGAAGACCATTTAAATATAAAAACACTTTAAAAACTTCTGGAGATATGGTTTATAATTTTAGTTGGGCTAGAGATCCAGGTGTTTATGGGTATTTTGGAAATATGAAAGAACAACAATCTCCAGATTGTTCTTGTTATGTGAAAAACGGACCATTTATAGGTACTTCTAAAAATGTTGATTTTATTAGATATGCAGATGTTTTATTGTTCAAAGCGGAGGCATTAATTCAATTAAATAGATATACAGAAGCGTTGCCTTTAATCAATCAAATTAGAGCTAGAGCAGGTGCGAGTGAGTCTATGCCATTAGCAGCAGGAGCTTCAAATGTTTATAAAGTGCAGCAGTATTCTTCTTTTCCTTCGAAAGACTATGCTATGAAGGCACTTATGTTTGAAAGACGTTTGGAATTTGGTATGGAAGGTCCACGATTTTTTGATTTAGTAAGATGGGGTATAGCTGAGCCTGTTTTAAATGCGTACCTTAATGTAGAGAAAACGAAAAGAGATTTTCTTACTAATGCTAAGTTTACAGCAGGTAGAGATGAGTATTATCCAATACCTCAAAGAGAGATAGATTTTACAGCAGGGTTGTACAAACAAAACCCTGGTTATTAA
- a CDS encoding SusC/RagA family TonB-linked outer membrane protein, whose product MKHKIILYLILMGSFFSLSAQNIGIKGVVTSSEDGMSLPGASVLVSGTKIGTSTDLDGQFSINNVDKNATLVFSYTGYATQTIKLNGQTSLKISMKAESLKLDDVVVTGYSREKKADLTGAVTVVELKPITGQTMSSGNAMQALQGRVAGLNIEKSGDPSGANSRILIRGVSTLGNTDPLYVIDGVPTTRPEVFASLSPSAIASIQVLKDASASSIYGSRAANGVIIVTTKNAAKGGVTKVSYSTNVSVLSEKKQRYKMLNALDRGKVLWQASVNDGASPSGGYGEIYNFDWNNDFNNPILNSVSVKPYVGGDTNVPVGDTDWQDTVYKTGLLINNDLSVSGGSEKANAVLNMGYLDNSGMLKYTNYERYSARLNANFKLFNDKVRFGVNSQFTQSNERAAANDVGNAPTPGLAITLAPTIPVYTASGDYAGPLGSGYSDRNNPLLMQYLNRWDNSKKIALYGNVFTEIDILKGLTFRNSIGMDFNDFSRKDIEPIVRNGFVNRGNNSLTFDTNKYSSLTISNTLNYNLTVSEHKFGILIGTESTKTDLNTLYARAEGFAVESESYFTLSAATGARTNNGISTGSRLLSQFGKFNYSFSDRYLASFTIRRDGSSRFGQDNRYGIFPAVTAGWRINNEEFLKNVKAVSNLKLRAGYGEVGNQSIGDNARFGLYEARYGPNQNVYYPDFFNIYYNVGTAYDLNGTNTGNLPSGFVSIQAANSGLKWETTKEVNVGLDFGFFENKLSGSFDYFSRKTEGILIRPPVASAVGEGQQRFVNGASTANKGWELTVGYADKLENGLYFNVTTNFGATKNKITDLPEEVRAAYPGTAANSIIGHSQFEVFGYKTEGLFQNQAEIDAHATQVGSRLGGIKFVDINGDNVINSDDRTFIGSTLPRLEYGINISLAYKNVDFSIFGSGVAGRVGVDPYIYWNNFVQGRDNAAPGTLNAWTPTNTNTEVPSLSLAHNDSQMSDYILRNNSYFKLRNMQIGYSFSDKLVEKSGFITSCRVYAQGENLFWFTPKGYIGSDPERTDVNRIPVPTTFSLGVNFNF is encoded by the coding sequence ATGAAACACAAAATTATTCTTTACCTAATCCTAATGGGATCCTTTTTTTCTTTATCGGCCCAAAATATTGGAATCAAAGGAGTGGTAACTTCTTCGGAAGATGGGATGTCTCTACCTGGTGCATCAGTACTGGTTTCTGGAACAAAAATAGGAACCTCTACAGATCTTGACGGCCAGTTTTCGATTAACAATGTAGACAAAAATGCAACTTTGGTATTTAGCTATACTGGTTATGCAACACAAACTATTAAGCTTAATGGACAAACTTCTTTAAAAATTTCAATGAAAGCAGAATCCTTGAAATTAGATGATGTTGTTGTAACTGGGTATTCTAGAGAGAAAAAAGCCGATTTAACAGGTGCAGTTACAGTAGTAGAATTGAAACCTATTACTGGGCAAACCATGAGTTCTGGAAATGCTATGCAGGCTTTGCAAGGAAGGGTAGCTGGTTTGAATATAGAGAAATCAGGAGATCCAAGCGGAGCAAATAGTAGAATATTAATTAGAGGGGTAAGTACACTTGGTAATACAGATCCATTGTATGTTATCGATGGTGTTCCTACAACAAGACCTGAGGTTTTTGCTAGTTTGAGCCCAAGTGCTATTGCATCTATTCAAGTCTTAAAAGATGCATCGGCTTCCTCTATTTATGGATCGAGAGCTGCGAATGGGGTAATCATTGTTACAACTAAAAATGCTGCAAAAGGTGGCGTGACTAAAGTATCATATAGTACAAATGTTTCTGTTCTTTCTGAGAAAAAACAACGATACAAAATGCTTAATGCTTTGGATAGAGGAAAAGTATTATGGCAAGCATCTGTTAATGATGGAGCAAGTCCGTCAGGTGGATATGGTGAAATCTATAATTTTGATTGGAATAATGATTTTAATAATCCAATATTGAATAGTGTAAGTGTAAAGCCTTATGTAGGTGGCGATACTAATGTTCCTGTTGGTGATACAGATTGGCAAGATACTGTATACAAAACAGGATTGCTTATTAATAATGATTTATCTGTATCTGGAGGATCTGAAAAAGCAAATGCAGTATTAAACATGGGGTATTTAGATAATTCAGGTATGCTAAAATATACTAATTATGAGCGATATTCTGCAAGACTTAATGCCAATTTCAAGTTATTCAATGACAAAGTGAGATTTGGTGTTAATTCTCAATTTACACAGTCAAATGAAAGAGCTGCTGCAAATGATGTTGGAAACGCTCCAACACCAGGTTTAGCAATAACTCTTGCACCAACTATTCCAGTTTATACTGCGTCTGGTGATTATGCTGGCCCATTGGGGTCTGGTTATTCAGATAGAAATAACCCATTATTAATGCAATATCTGAACAGATGGGATAATAGCAAAAAAATTGCTTTATATGGTAATGTTTTTACAGAAATTGATATTTTAAAAGGGCTAACCTTCAGAAATAGTATTGGAATGGATTTTAATGATTTCAGTAGAAAAGACATTGAGCCAATAGTTAGAAATGGATTTGTTAATAGAGGTAATAATAGTTTAACCTTTGATACCAATAAATATTCTAGTTTAACGATTTCAAATACTTTAAATTATAATCTTACTGTTTCTGAGCATAAATTCGGAATCCTGATAGGAACTGAATCGACTAAAACAGATTTGAATACGTTGTATGCCCGTGCAGAGGGATTTGCAGTTGAATCAGAATCTTATTTTACACTATCTGCGGCTACAGGAGCGAGAACAAACAATGGAATTTCAACCGGTAGCAGACTACTTTCTCAGTTTGGAAAATTTAATTATTCCTTTTCTGACCGATATTTAGCTTCATTCACTATTCGTAGAGATGGTTCATCAAGATTTGGTCAAGACAATAGATATGGTATTTTTCCAGCTGTTACTGCAGGTTGGAGGATAAATAATGAAGAATTTCTTAAAAATGTGAAAGCAGTTTCAAACTTGAAGCTACGTGCTGGTTACGGAGAAGTTGGTAATCAATCCATTGGTGATAATGCTCGTTTTGGACTATATGAAGCTAGATACGGACCGAATCAAAATGTATATTATCCAGATTTTTTCAATATTTATTATAATGTAGGAACTGCTTATGATTTAAATGGAACCAATACTGGAAATTTGCCTTCAGGCTTTGTATCTATACAAGCTGCGAATTCAGGATTAAAATGGGAAACTACCAAAGAGGTTAACGTAGGTTTGGATTTTGGTTTTTTTGAAAACAAATTATCAGGTTCTTTTGATTATTTCTCAAGAAAAACAGAAGGAATCTTGATTAGACCACCAGTTGCATCTGCTGTTGGAGAAGGGCAACAACGTTTTGTAAATGGTGCTTCGACAGCAAATAAAGGTTGGGAACTTACAGTAGGATATGCTGATAAATTAGAAAATGGATTATATTTTAATGTTACCACAAATTTTGGTGCAACCAAGAATAAAATCACGGATTTGCCTGAAGAGGTAAGAGCAGCTTATCCAGGAACTGCAGCTAATTCGATAATTGGACATTCACAATTCGAAGTTTTTGGATATAAAACAGAGGGCTTATTCCAAAATCAAGCTGAAATTGATGCGCATGCTACTCAAGTAGGTTCTCGATTAGGGGGTATTAAATTTGTTGATATCAATGGGGATAATGTGATAAATTCAGATGACAGAACTTTTATTGGTTCAACACTTCCAAGATTAGAATATGGTATTAATATTAGTTTAGCGTATAAAAATGTTGATTTTTCTATTTTTGGTTCTGGTGTAGCTGGAAGAGTTGGAGTTGATCCATATATCTATTGGAATAATTTTGTTCAAGGGAGAGACAATGCTGCCCCTGGAACATTGAATGCTTGGACGCCAACAAATACAAATACTGAGGTGCCTTCTCTTTCATTAGCACACAATGACTCACAAATGTCAGATTATATCTTAAGAAATAATTCTTATTTCAAACTAAGAAACATGCAAATTGGATATTCATTTTCAGATAAGCTAGTTGAAAAATCGGGATTCATTACTAGTTGCAGAGTATATGCACAAGGAGAAAATTTATTTTGGTTTACGCCAAAAGGATATATTGGTTCCGATCCAGAACGAACAGATGTTAATAGAATACCAGTACCAACTACATTCTCATTAGGTGTAAACTTTAATTTTTAA
- a CDS encoding glycoside hydrolase family 32 protein, with translation MKTIIKKEFLKLLCMILGTVVLVGCKQSLLNEKKDYSEAELYRPNFHFTPKKGWMNDPNGMFYYNGYYHLFYQYYPDSNVWGPMHWGHAISTDLISWTEKPIALYPDEKGYIFSGSAVVDVKNTSGFGSLKNPPMVAMFTYHDAIKEKSGEINFQSQGIAYSLNEGLTWTKYEANPIIKNPNIKDFRDPKMTWDAIHQQWIMILAGGDKTMLYGSKNLKDWSLLSNFGKEIGAHGGVWECPDFFPMLIDGTDDYKWVMLSSINPGGPNGGSATQYFVGDFDGKTFTIDTSFAKDVKEQKGLWIDYGRDNYAGVTWSNISEVDGRKIFIGWMSNWDYAQKVPTETWRSSMTIPRELVLIKEDGHFIVSSKPVKELQNYIAKTIKKESLKIDKETVLIDKGLVNLSKLDIRFSLKNLKKDVYSFSLSNDANNSIQFGINKKENYFFIDRSKSSKITFSDVFANKISKAPFTGDFDKMDIRIIVDKTSIEIFYNNGKTVMTEIFFPDKPMEFFSASKANTEYTIENVIINQLNFN, from the coding sequence ATGAAGACAATAATAAAAAAAGAATTTTTGAAACTCTTATGTATGATTTTAGGTACAGTAGTCTTAGTAGGATGTAAGCAATCTTTACTTAATGAAAAGAAGGACTATTCAGAGGCAGAATTATACAGGCCAAATTTCCATTTTACTCCCAAAAAAGGGTGGATGAATGACCCAAATGGGATGTTTTATTATAATGGATATTACCACCTTTTTTATCAATATTATCCTGATTCAAATGTATGGGGACCGATGCATTGGGGACATGCAATAAGTACTGATCTTATCTCATGGACTGAAAAACCTATTGCACTTTATCCAGATGAAAAAGGGTATATTTTTTCAGGAAGCGCCGTAGTTGATGTCAAAAATACATCAGGATTTGGGAGCTTAAAAAACCCTCCTATGGTCGCTATGTTTACTTATCATGATGCAATTAAAGAAAAATCTGGAGAGATTAATTTTCAGTCACAAGGTATTGCGTATTCCTTAAATGAAGGGTTGACCTGGACGAAATATGAGGCTAATCCAATCATTAAAAACCCAAATATCAAAGACTTTAGAGACCCTAAAATGACTTGGGATGCAATTCATCAACAGTGGATTATGATTCTTGCAGGAGGAGATAAAACAATGCTTTACGGTTCTAAAAACTTGAAAGACTGGTCACTGCTTTCCAATTTTGGAAAAGAGATTGGTGCTCACGGAGGGGTATGGGAATGTCCAGATTTCTTTCCCATGCTGATTGATGGAACTGATGATTACAAATGGGTTATGTTGTCAAGTATTAATCCTGGAGGTCCTAATGGTGGTTCAGCTACACAATATTTTGTAGGTGATTTTGATGGAAAAACATTCACTATAGATACATCTTTTGCAAAAGATGTTAAAGAACAAAAAGGCCTTTGGATTGACTACGGAAGAGACAATTATGCGGGTGTTACTTGGTCAAATATTTCTGAGGTAGATGGCCGTAAAATATTTATTGGATGGATGTCAAATTGGGATTATGCTCAAAAAGTACCTACGGAAACATGGAGAAGTAGCATGACAATTCCGAGAGAATTGGTACTTATAAAAGAGGATGGGCACTTTATTGTTTCGTCTAAACCTGTAAAAGAATTACAAAATTACATCGCTAAAACGATTAAAAAAGAATCTCTTAAAATAGATAAAGAAACGGTTTTAATCGATAAAGGTTTAGTCAATTTATCTAAACTAGATATTCGATTTTCATTAAAGAATCTTAAAAAGGATGTTTACAGCTTTTCGTTGTCTAATGATGCTAACAATTCAATTCAATTTGGAATCAATAAAAAGGAAAATTACTTTTTTATAGATAGATCAAAATCCAGTAAAATTACTTTTTCTGATGTTTTCGCAAACAAGATTTCAAAAGCTCCTTTTACTGGTGATTTTGATAAAATGGATATAAGAATAATCGTCGATAAAACCTCAATTGAAATTTTTTATAATAATGGAAAGACAGTAATGACAGAAATATTTTTTCCTGATAAACCAATGGAATTTTTCTCAGCTTCTAAAGCTAATACGGAGTATACCATTGAAAACGTAATTATTAATCAACTAAATTTTAACTAA
- a CDS encoding sugar porter family MFS transporter: protein MKKIVVWALIASLAGFLFGFDTVVISGADKKLQVLWNSSDAFHGTVVMGMALWGTVLGAIFGGIPTNKIGRKNTLLWIGVLFLFSAIGSAFANNPFVFSAFRFVGGLGVGASTISAPAYISEIAPAKDRGKLVAFYQFNIVLGILMAFLSNYLLNDVGENSWRWMMGVQAIPSVIYVLLIISIPKSPRWLLSKSKNEEARKVLQLMGQEADYEKIKEEIDKDNKDASKVNDTIFLKKYRTPLVLAFLMAFFNQLSGINAFLYYSSRIFQEAGLGESTALLSSIGIGVVNLIFTLLGVFLIDKLGRKILMYIGSVGYIISLSLVAMAFFFHWEGMAVPIFLFLFIAAHAIGQGAVIWVFISEIFPNHLRASGQSFGSTTHWVLAAIIPSLIPYLFSTVGPGAVFLFFAVMMVFQLLFVAFMMPETKGISLEELSKKLIK, encoded by the coding sequence CTTTAGCAGGATTCCTATTTGGTTTTGATACCGTTGTTATTTCTGGAGCTGATAAAAAGCTTCAAGTTCTTTGGAATTCCTCGGATGCATTTCACGGAACAGTTGTTATGGGAATGGCCTTATGGGGAACCGTTCTTGGAGCAATATTTGGTGGGATTCCTACTAATAAGATAGGGAGAAAAAATACTTTATTATGGATAGGTGTTTTATTCTTGTTTTCTGCTATTGGGTCTGCTTTTGCAAATAATCCTTTTGTTTTTTCTGCTTTTCGATTTGTTGGTGGTCTTGGTGTTGGGGCATCAACTATTTCAGCACCAGCATATATATCAGAAATTGCTCCTGCAAAAGATAGAGGTAAGTTGGTTGCTTTTTATCAATTCAATATTGTTTTAGGAATTCTTATGGCTTTTTTATCAAATTATCTTTTAAATGATGTAGGTGAAAATTCATGGAGATGGATGATGGGAGTGCAAGCAATTCCATCTGTCATTTATGTTTTGTTAATTATTTCGATTCCTAAAAGTCCAAGATGGTTATTATCGAAATCTAAGAATGAGGAGGCAAGAAAAGTTTTACAGTTAATGGGGCAAGAAGCGGATTATGAAAAAATAAAAGAAGAGATAGATAAAGATAATAAAGATGCTTCTAAAGTTAATGATACTATCTTTTTAAAGAAATACAGAACCCCGTTGGTATTGGCTTTTTTAATGGCTTTTTTCAATCAATTATCGGGGATTAATGCTTTTTTATATTATTCGAGCAGAATATTTCAAGAAGCGGGTCTTGGAGAAAGCACTGCTTTGTTAAGTAGTATTGGAATAGGTGTAGTGAATTTAATTTTCACACTGCTTGGAGTTTTCTTAATCGACAAATTAGGTCGTAAAATATTAATGTACATTGGTTCTGTAGGCTACATTATATCACTTTCACTAGTTGCAATGGCTTTCTTTTTTCACTGGGAAGGAATGGCTGTTCCCATTTTCTTATTTCTATTTATTGCTGCTCATGCTATAGGGCAAGGGGCCGTAATCTGGGTTTTTATTTCAGAAATTTTTCCAAATCATTTAAGGGCATCAGGACAATCCTTTGGGAGTACTACACACTGGGTTTTAGCAGCTATCATTCCATCATTAATTCCATATCTATTTTCTACAGTAGGACCTGGAGCAGTATTTCTATTTTTTGCAGTGATGATGGTTTTTCAACTCTTGTTTGTTGCTTTTATGATGCCGGAAACAAAAGGAATTTCTTTGGAAGAATTGAGTAAAAAATTAATTAAATAA